The following nucleotide sequence is from Citrus sinensis cultivar Valencia sweet orange chromosome 6, DVS_A1.0, whole genome shotgun sequence.
TCTTGATTGCCTCAGCTTTTGCAACTCTTGAGCATTGGCCACACCCAAAACAGCAGACTCATATGTACCAAAATTTCCCACAATTCTTTTATCAGACTCTAGGCTAACGTAAGCCTCAATTTGGTTTGGCACCGCCGGGGGTATCCACTGCCTGGAATTGAACATTACCCCCAATTCAGCAGGAATGGAATCAAATCCACATGCAGAAACCAGCAAAGAACCTGTTTCCACAGCCTTCTCGTGGTACCTGGCCTCCATTCTCTCCATGAACTCTGGCTCCCCACTTATATCCAAGTAGTCACACCTATTAGATAAAATCAACATAAAGAGAAATCACAACACTGACTAAACATACAAAAGTAACAgattcctctctctctctctctctctctctctctcttcgtTCCAATGGAACTCCAATTTGTTAATCGACAAGCAAactcaattgaaaaaaaaaataaatatatatcttGGGTATGTTGTTCTCAGAGTTATGCGACtgcttaattttgaaagtagTACAACTGTACTAGTGATTCCAATTCCACAATTCCACGGCAGGTATAGGCACAACACCTCAAACAGAAACAGACCCTTAATCTGATCGAACAAAGTAAATGAATtgcaaaaataatagtaacaataataataaacagaaGGAAACAAAGAAGGCGGACCCGGAGTGCACGCAGGCGGCGGCAACGGGATCTCCATGGAGGCGATAGGGGCCAACGCAGTTGAGAAGCAGCTTGGTTTGGGAGCAGAGGCGGTGGAGGGAAGGTGGGTCGGTGGTGTCAGCGGTGAGGATCGGAATTGAAAGGGAATGGGAAGGGGAGGCCCATTGGAGGGCTTGCTTAACCTTGGTGGGGTTGCGGCCTGCCAAAGCTAGGTTTTTGATAGGAGAAGAAGGAAGATTGAACAACTTTAAGGCTTCTCTCACCACATACTTGCCTGTGAAGCCTGAAGCTCCCAATATTATTACATCAAATAATTCCGGAATCTGGCTCTGCGCTTGCATTGTGTTCTTTCttgattcttcttttttttcttggatGGCAGTTCTCTCTTGCTTTGAGTTCTCTTATGCTcacttcttctttatttatcgACTAGGACGCATTTTTGGAGAATAATTTTAATCGGCAGCTGCTAATATCagtctaataataaaaaaaattattaatacatataataatcAGTGCCAGCGGCcagccattttatttttattttttttaattctacaGCACAGCCACAATCACTTGGGTGATAGTCAACCCCAACAAGTAGATCATGTACCAATTGTTTAGATCTGCCGTTTCGTCTcacaaaaatcacaaatactTTAGTCCCAATGAAACCGCAAGATGAAGATGTCATGTCACATATAACAAgtaattttgttgatttggtTGGTTAATTGGCCACATTTCTTCGTAAAAATGGATTTCATTAACATCCAAATTCAATCATTCAAGCCAATCATGCTTCTGCAATGAAGGATTTCTTAATCTGTAATACATATATGCGATACTTTCAGACAAACACCCGCACTCATGCATACTACACTAAGCCGAAAGGTTTCGGTTTAACCTCAGGATTTAGGAATCAACAATGAAACTTATTCATGATTAATCACACAGCTCACTCAAGTTTCTTATGAGAAACCAAATTCAGGTTAAGCAAAGAAAGCATGTACAATGTCATGAATCAGGCATGGAGAATCCAAAATAGAGTGACAACAACTGTAATTCTCGCAGATCAGACCTCCATGTTTCGAATCATTTTATGGCGAGAAGAGGATTAGTTATTGGGTATCTCTGCCTCGGGGGACGTCTCGTCCTCTTTCCCCAGCCGAAAAGGTTTGTATGATCCTCAATTGCCACTTCTCTGCAGTTAGACAGCTGAGTTTCAGTTGCATTTGGCAGGCCGTCAGAATCCGGCACACGTCTCTTTCTCCTCCCCCCGCCACTTCTTGTGTTTTTCAACGCTAAACTTGATCTCCAGGTGCCACCAGTTGCTTGAATCAGCCCTTCGATTGTTTGAAGATCCTCGGATACCTCATTTTTTAGTAATGAAGAAAGAGTGGGAAGCACATCTCTTTGAAAGTCCTTTCGCTGCCTTCCTCTCCGTGCCTGACCTCTTCTAGGCCGTTTTAGCaaaatgttttcatttttggagTTCTCAAAAACCTGTGGCCTATAAGTACCAATTTCTTCTACCTTCGCTTCTGTTAAACTTAACGTCATATACTCGAAGTAATCCATCCCATCAGGTAAAATATCTTCATGAACACTATTCTTACCCATTGAAACAGATTCTATCTCGTTTTGAATATCACCTTTGTAAGAAGAAATCACCTCCGCAAACCAATGCAGGGGATCATCTGGGGAAGCTTCTGATTGGTGACAAAAGTTATCAACCTGAAGAGGAATGCGAGATGAAGAAATGGCAACTAAAGCCTGAGCAGCAGCCGCGATCAGTCCATGTGGTTCTCCAGATTGGTCTTGTAGCCTGTCACCAGGTTCTTTGATCTTGCATTGTAAAGATTCAAAACCAGGAGGGAGTTCACTGTGAAGAGGTTCAAAACCACGAGGTAGTTCGCTTTCAAGAGATTCAGAAGCAGAAGGGTGTTTACTTTGAAAAGACTCAAAACCAGGAGGGAGATTGCTTCGAACAGATTTGGAACCAGGAGAGCATTTTCCTTGAAAAGACTCAAAACCAGGAGGGAGATTGCTTTGAACAGACTTGGAACCAGAAGGGTGTTTGCTTTGAACAGACTCGAAACCAGGAGGGAGATTGCTTCGAACAGATTCAGAACCAAGTGGGCGTTTACTTTCAAAAGATTCAAAACCAGGAGGGAGTTTGCTTTGAACAGATTCGGAACGAGGACAGTGTTTGCTTGGAAAAGATTCAAAACCATGAGGACGATTGCTTTGAACAGATTCGGAATCAGGTAGGCGTTTACTTTGAAAAGATTCAAAACCAGGAGGGAGTTTGCTTTGAGTAGATTCAGAACGCGAAGGGTGCTTGCTTTGAGTAGATTCAGAACGCGAAGGGTGCTTGCTTTGAAAAGATTCAAAATCAGGAGGGAGTTTCCTCTGAACAGATTCGAGAGATGAAGCGTGTTTGCTTTGAGAAGATTCATAACCAGGAGGGAGTTTGCTTCGAAAAGATTCAAAACCAGGAGCGACATCAAGTTCTGTTTCATCAACTACTGGTGCCTCCAAATCTATCTCTACTGAAGTCTTCAGATTGTTTCTTGAGCAAGAGCATGTTGTCGGTTCAGTCTCTTCTCCAAACCCTTCATCAATGACACTCTTGTTCAAATCTATGTGACATATTGAATCAGAACTAAGATTAATTAATCCCTTTTCTATCCAACTCTCTGCCTCACGCCGCTCTCCAAGTTTAGGTGATAATTCACCAGGGGCCTTGGTATTATGTGGCCCATCTTTAAGAGGGTTGGTATCATCAACTACTGCAGCAGGACTTGGCTTTGCGGGGTTACTAGGAGAAGGATGATCCATGGATATAGGAGCCTTCTCAAAAATGGAACATCCGAGAATCTTCCTACTGCTTGAACACTCACCAACTTCTGTCCTCTGGTGCTCAGCATCAAGAGCACACGTCGCTGATGAAGAATCCTGAACATAGCTTTGAAAGGAGCTCTTTCTCATCATTTCAGTTTTGTCAACAAAATGCTGAAAACTGCTACGCAAGGAGTCAAGATTCATCTGAGAAGAACCTTGCCTTTCTTCAAAAGAGCAGCCATTGCATGAAGGCACTGCTTTAAGCCAAGGCAATATCGTCTGAGAGCTCTGCTTTCTTGACTCATTAGCAGATACTGCAGCACATTGAGAAATTCCCTCATTTTGGTACCCGTTTGAAGAAATTACTGCATCTGCTTTCTT
It contains:
- the LOC102622680 gene encoding uncharacterized protein LOC102622680 isoform X1 → MGTEVQSEMYMPCYYSLRDLNDNTGNGSWSLHQQNSMLGIGQYHDFCLTRPAIDVNDHPDREQLRQTILTHESVFRHQLHELHRLYRIQRDMMNEMRSKELHRHMMQRGTPQFSFYSSGIPAVDDNGRQHTSNLFLNHGRVSLSDTDSIQCEFRSTEENILQSSYGPTQNELRLKNCEMSESECKKLRRRLFDLELPADAYMNDEEEGPGLSGVSAAESYLLSRSQAMTRDRDGNLSIHTGVNSGCIGDVPNMRYPHGWWRNFNEPIKLKEASSSALTDVLGNNICSKEEMERQVLSSNSNTSFQCLSKFSQDSPKVREIGVSLNSLLLETQRRQKGSLANNTEAGQIGSNGRSLFESFHSGDLPTSKSQQTEPRNSNELVKKKLFGVEICDRNHDASVEDSRMQIRHSFFPQSNVENSETSLFSSWKKIHSEVSQDMAMVQGNPSFSSFTPSNKSSVAEMESTEGIQNKLLVCSNLQSIPSISAEASSRTHLCHSSQLESKESCVCYSLNGFSHLNPNGSSNDSSASEKLTQDGPNNSSRHLGSMMDAKFSDQKKADAVISSNGYQNEGISQCAAVSANESRKQSSQTILPWLKAVPSCNGCSFEERQGSSQMNLDSLRSSFQHFVDKTEMMRKSSFQSYVQDSSSATCALDAEHQRTEVGECSSSRKILGCSIFEKAPISMDHPSPSNPAKPSPAAVVDDTNPLKDGPHNTKAPGELSPKLGERREAESWIEKGLINLSSDSICHIDLNKSVIDEGFGEETEPTTCSCSRNNLKTSVEIDLEAPVVDETELDVAPGFESFRSKLPPGYESSQSKHASSLESVQRKLPPDFESFQSKHPSRSESTQSKHPSRSESTQSKLPPGFESFQSKRLPDSESVQSNRPHGFESFPSKHCPRSESVQSKLPPGFESFESKRPLGSESVRSNLPPGFESVQSKHPSGSKSVQSNLPPGFESFQGKCSPGSKSVRSNLPPGFESFQSKHPSASESLESELPRGFEPLHSELPPGFESLQCKIKEPGDRLQDQSGEPHGLIAAAAQALVAISSSRIPLQVDNFCHQSEASPDDPLHWFAEVISSYKGDIQNEIESVSMGKNSVHEDILPDGMDYFEYMTLSLTEAKVEEIGTYRPQVFENSKNENILLKRPRRGQARRGRQRKDFQRDVLPTLSSLLKNEVSEDLQTIEGLIQATGGTWRSSLALKNTRSGGGRRKRRVPDSDGLPNATETQLSNCREVAIEDHTNLFGWGKRTRRPPRQRYPITNPLLAIK
- the LOC102622680 gene encoding uncharacterized protein LOC102622680 isoform X2 — encoded protein: MMNEMRSKELHRHMMQRGTPQFSFYSSGIPAVDDNGRQHTSNLFLNHGRVSLSDTDSIQCEFRSTEENILQSSYGPTQNELRLKNCEMSESECKKLRRRLFDLELPADAYMNDEEEGPGLSGVSAAESYLLSRSQAMTRDRDGNLSIHTGVNSGCIGDVPNMRYPHGWWRNFNEPIKLKEASSSALTDVLGNNICSKEEMERQVLSSNSNTSFQCLSKFSQDSPKVREIGVSLNSLLLETQRRQKGSLANNTEAGQIGSNGRSLFESFHSGDLPTSKSQQTEPRNSNELVKKKLFGVEICDRNHDASVEDSRMQIRHSFFPQSNVENSETSLFSSWKKIHSEVSQDMAMVQGNPSFSSFTPSNKSSVAEMESTEGIQNKLLVCSNLQSIPSISAEASSRTHLCHSSQLESKESCVCYSLNGFSHLNPNGSSNDSSASEKLTQDGPNNSSRHLGSMMDAKFSDQKKADAVISSNGYQNEGISQCAAVSANESRKQSSQTILPWLKAVPSCNGCSFEERQGSSQMNLDSLRSSFQHFVDKTEMMRKSSFQSYVQDSSSATCALDAEHQRTEVGECSSSRKILGCSIFEKAPISMDHPSPSNPAKPSPAAVVDDTNPLKDGPHNTKAPGELSPKLGERREAESWIEKGLINLSSDSICHIDLNKSVIDEGFGEETEPTTCSCSRNNLKTSVEIDLEAPVVDETELDVAPGFESFRSKLPPGYESSQSKHASSLESVQRKLPPDFESFQSKHPSRSESTQSKHPSRSESTQSKLPPGFESFQSKRLPDSESVQSNRPHGFESFPSKHCPRSESVQSKLPPGFESFESKRPLGSESVRSNLPPGFESVQSKHPSGSKSVQSNLPPGFESFQGKCSPGSKSVRSNLPPGFESFQSKHPSASESLESELPRGFEPLHSELPPGFESLQCKIKEPGDRLQDQSGEPHGLIAAAAQALVAISSSRIPLQVDNFCHQSEASPDDPLHWFAEVISSYKGDIQNEIESVSMGKNSVHEDILPDGMDYFEYMTLSLTEAKVEEIGTYRPQVFENSKNENILLKRPRRGQARRGRQRKDFQRDVLPTLSSLLKNEVSEDLQTIEGLIQATGGTWRSSLALKNTRSGGGRRKRRVPDSDGLPNATETQLSNCREVAIEDHTNLFGWGKRTRRPPRQRYPITNPLLAIK